AGCGGTCGATTTCCTGTTGGGATTTCGTAGGCATGGCTCAGTCAGCGGGTAAAAGGTTAGCAGAGATCAGCGCATCACGCAGGACCTGCGCCACGTGAAAACGGGGCAGGTTCTTACCGCCCTTATCCACGATACCGCCCAGATGCAGCAGGCAGCCCATGTCTGCGGCGACGAGATACTCGGGGTCGGCGGCGAGGATATTCTCGATCTTGAGCTGGCCCATCTTACCGGAGACATTCGGATGGCTGACCGAGAATGCGCCCCCGAAGCCGCAGCACTGCTCGGCCTCTCCAAAGGTGGCGATCTCCAGCCCGTCAATCGACTCCATCAACTGGAGGGCAGCCGGGCCGCTACAGGTGCCACGCAGGTGGCAGGAGCGGTGGAAGGAAACTTTATGCGGGAAAGAGCCCGGCCACTCGGTCACACCAAGGCCATTGACGATGTAGTCGAGCAGCTCCCATGAGCGATTCGCCAGCTGCTGCACCTCGGGCAGGTCGTCCTCCTTCTCGAACTCCAGCAGCGCACCGTGAAACAGCATGGCCGCACAGGAGCCGGAGGGGATCACGACCGGGTCTTCACCCTTGAACGCATCCACCACATGGCGCACCACTTTGCGGGAGGCTTTCCAGTCCCCGGCATTAAAGGCCGGCTGTCCGCAGCAGGTCTGGTCGGCGGGGAACTCCACCTCGACCCCGAGGTATTCGAGGACTTGCACGGTCGCCTTGGCCACATCGTCGAAAAACGCGTCGCACAGGCAGGTCGCCATGAACTGAACTTTTTTAGGAGCAGGAACGGTACGTTGGGGGCTGATCACGTTGGCCGATTAAAGGAATACCGCTTCAAAAAGTCAACTACACCCGTGATAGGTTTTGAAAAAAATCAGCCAGAATCTATCAAGACAACTCTGCGATATCATTTCAAAGCCGGCGGTTTTTGAGGCAAAGCTATTCAGCACGGCCTCTGGCCCACACAGTTTTGCCGCGTTGGGGCTACTCCTCCATCTGCTGATGCACATTCTCGATAACCTGCTCGCCGCGATCGATGGAGCCTAGCAGTTGACGGCCTCCCCAGATCGCTCCAAAACCGAGTGCCAGCGTCAGCACGGTAACCACCAGCCCTACCCCACGGGTGACCCCCATGAGAAACCGGCTCACCAACACCACACCGACAAACCCACCGATAGCAGCACCGGCGATGACCGAGCCATGGAGCAG
This genomic interval from Ruficoccus sp. ZRK36 contains the following:
- a CDS encoding (Fe-S)-binding protein, which gives rise to MATCLCDAFFDDVAKATVQVLEYLGVEVEFPADQTCCGQPAFNAGDWKASRKVVRHVVDAFKGEDPVVIPSGSCAAMLFHGALLEFEKEDDLPEVQQLANRSWELLDYIVNGLGVTEWPGSFPHKVSFHRSCHLRGTCSGPAALQLMESIDGLEIATFGEAEQCCGFGGAFSVSHPNVSGKMGQLKIENILAADPEYLVAADMGCLLHLGGIVDKGGKNLPRFHVAQVLRDALISANLLPAD